ACAGAGATCGCGCAGGGATTGAGGCAACCGTGTCACAGGGTGTGCGCCGCTTTGGTGTTCGAGTGGCACGATATCGAGGAAGAGCGAAGGTGGCATTCCAGGAACTCTCGGCCGCGACAGCAATGAACATGCTACGTGCAACCCAATGGCTCGCCGGAGAGCGCCCAGAGAGCACGTATCGCACCCAATTTGCTCGACTACAACCAGCACACTGAATTCGCCAACAGAGTCTAGTTCCA
This sequence is a window from Deinococcus seoulensis. Protein-coding genes within it:
- a CDS encoding transposase, encoding RCTRAKSGVRTLGFPDRVTFETLQNARERAGQAEFHLAYRDRAGIEATVSQGVRRFGVRVARYRGRAKVAFQELSAATAMNMLRATQWLAGERPESTYRTQFARLQPAH